In a single window of the Candidatus Edwardsbacteria bacterium genome:
- a CDS encoding YitT family protein, which yields MDINIKRIIVKPRLPKVIWDFFMITLGAAFMALSYDLFLVPHKIVAGGAAGLAVIFYYLFKLPVGTMIFVINIPLFVWGLREFGKKFGFRTIYAVFMTAFLTDFFQVTFQLKAATQNTILASIYGAVLLGVGLGLAFRHQATTGGSDIVAQILAKHTNFTPGMGIMIVDFFIIALAGLTFRQVDLALLGFTTLYISGRILDVILEGPSYNKAAYIISDHYELIRGEVVLGMDRGGTMWVGKGFYKGTERTILFCVVSRKELAQLREIVKALDPKAFMVVTDAREVLGHGFTPWNKVESSGG from the coding sequence ATGGATATAAATATAAAACGGATAATAGTGAAGCCCCGGCTTCCCAAGGTCATCTGGGATTTTTTCATGATAACCCTGGGGGCGGCTTTTATGGCCTTGTCTTACGACCTGTTCCTGGTGCCACACAAGATCGTGGCCGGCGGGGCGGCCGGCCTGGCGGTGATATTCTACTATCTGTTCAAACTGCCGGTGGGCACCATGATCTTTGTGATCAACATTCCGCTGTTTGTCTGGGGGCTTAGGGAGTTCGGCAAGAAATTCGGGTTTCGCACTATCTATGCGGTTTTCATGACAGCGTTTCTGACCGACTTTTTCCAGGTCACTTTTCAACTTAAGGCCGCCACCCAGAACACCATTTTGGCCTCCATCTACGGCGCGGTGCTGCTGGGTGTGGGGCTGGGGCTGGCCTTCCGGCACCAGGCCACCACCGGCGGTTCGGACATCGTGGCCCAGATCCTGGCCAAGCACACCAATTTCACCCCGGGCATGGGGATCATGATAGTCGATTTCTTCATCATCGCCCTGGCCGGGCTGACCTTCCGGCAGGTGGACCTGGCCCTGCTGGGCTTCACCACCCTGTACATCTCGGGCCGGATCCTGGACGTGATCCTGGAGGGCCCCTCGTACAACAAGGCGGCCTACATCATCTCCGACCATTACGAACTGATTCGCGGCGAGGTGGTGCTGGGCATGGACCGGGGCGGCACCATGTGGGTGGGCAAGGGCTTCTACAAGGGCACCGAGCGGACTATTCTGTTCTGCGTGGTCAGCCGCAAGGAGCTGGCCCAGCTCAGGGAGATCGTGAAAGCCCTGGATCCCAAGGCTTTCATGGTGGTGACCGATGCCAGGGAGGTGCTGGGCCACGGCTTTACGCCATGGAACAAGGTGGAGAGTTCCGGAGGCTGA
- a CDS encoding GNAT family N-acetyltransferase has protein sequence MKKKKYFEIKDVKFRKAKSSDKATVFDFCHKTFGRWGDYIPEVWDQWLKDKKGMFFVAELHGTAIGLGKITEHRPGELWLEGLRVDPTFRGHGIGRAIQDFTWVKALSFKPKFIRYATGSYNKISIHLGKSKGMKIIGNFDEMWCKVLKAEETKLVPARPGDLPDIMTFLKKDSRYKLWKGFYLEGWKALTFDQALLLRLIKGKRVYVYFDRQGLSGVIMLIQSKDKKYVTFSNAVARDIKTLKLILKEARKLAGMLGGQKPEMVFPRNPWYKKVIKGTGWRHDLPIWMVLLEWRSK, from the coding sequence ATGAAAAAGAAAAAATACTTCGAGATAAAGGACGTCAAATTCCGCAAGGCCAAATCCTCGGACAAGGCCACGGTGTTTGATTTCTGCCACAAGACCTTCGGTCGCTGGGGCGATTACATCCCCGAGGTTTGGGACCAGTGGCTGAAGGACAAAAAGGGTATGTTCTTCGTGGCCGAACTGCACGGCACCGCCATCGGGCTGGGCAAGATCACCGAACACCGACCGGGGGAACTATGGCTGGAAGGGCTGCGGGTGGACCCCACTTTCCGGGGGCACGGCATCGGCCGGGCCATCCAGGATTTCACCTGGGTAAAGGCCCTGTCGTTCAAACCAAAGTTCATCCGCTATGCCACCGGCTCGTACAACAAGATCTCCATCCACCTGGGGAAATCCAAGGGCATGAAGATCATCGGCAATTTCGACGAGATGTGGTGCAAGGTGCTAAAAGCCGAGGAGACAAAACTGGTGCCGGCCCGGCCCGGCGACCTGCCGGATATCATGACCTTTCTGAAAAAGGACAGCCGGTATAAATTATGGAAGGGCTTTTATCTGGAGGGCTGGAAAGCCCTGACTTTTGACCAGGCATTATTGCTCAGGCTGATCAAAGGGAAACGGGTTTATGTCTATTTCGATAGGCAGGGGCTGTCTGGGGTGATCATGCTGATCCAGTCCAAGGACAAGAAGTATGTGACTTTCAGTAACGCCGTAGCCAGGGATATAAAAACATTGAAGTTGATATTAAAAGAGGCCCGCAAGTTGGCCGGCATGCTGGGGGGACAGAAGCCGGAGATGGTGTTCCCGCGGAATCCCTGGTACAAGAAGGTCATCAAGGGCACCGGCTGGCGGCACGATCTGCCGATCTGGATGGTGCTGCTAGAGTGGAGGAGTAAGTGA